One region of Candidatus Neomarinimicrobiota bacterium genomic DNA includes:
- a CDS encoding class I SAM-dependent methyltransferase, with protein sequence MKAYLRKAVTQITKRRYRWVTRQSYVPLVELLPGPDRTIRGGPFAGTGCYYKTGLLNTLIKLRPTVCLEIGTYYGESSDVFDHYFRKYRPNGILITADIRNHKSLASDRIHQVLVYPHVENISDHHDVSSEQMLPDSARHTNDSVNANCEIIQSELSKIGAKAFDFCFVDGDHQETSLLKDLQIVKTLSHSPHYALLDDTKDEIHESFTLYQKDLVRRYEHFDFEDWPIFVGASLIWGGDFRASP encoded by the coding sequence GTGAAAGCTTACCTCCGAAAGGCGGTTACTCAGATTACTAAGCGGCGATATCGTTGGGTCACTCGACAGTCTTACGTGCCCTTGGTCGAACTCTTGCCGGGTCCTGATCGAACAATCCGTGGAGGTCCGTTTGCTGGAACGGGGTGCTACTATAAGACCGGGTTGCTGAATACGCTCATTAAGCTCAGACCCACCGTCTGCCTTGAAATCGGAACCTATTATGGGGAATCGAGTGATGTGTTTGACCATTATTTTCGGAAGTATAGACCCAATGGTATCCTGATTACGGCCGACATAAGAAACCATAAGAGTTTAGCAAGTGACAGGATTCATCAGGTGTTAGTATATCCTCATGTGGAAAACATTAGCGACCATCACGATGTTTCCTCGGAACAAATGCTGCCTGATTCTGCAAGGCATACGAACGATTCTGTAAACGCGAACTGCGAGATCATCCAATCGGAGCTCAGTAAAATCGGAGCGAAAGCCTTCGATTTTTGCTTTGTGGATGGGGACCACCAAGAAACGTCCCTCCTCAAGGATTTGCAGATCGTAAAGACGCTTTCACATTCTCCACACTACGCTTTGCTCGACGATACAAAAGATGAGATCCATGAATCTTTCACCCTTTATCAGAAAGATCTAGTCAGGCGTTATGAGCACTTTGATTTTGAGGACTGGCCCATATTTGTGGGGGCAAGTTTGATTTGGGGTGGGGACTTTCGAGCATCTCCTTGA